A region from the Sphaerodactylus townsendi isolate TG3544 linkage group LG01, MPM_Stown_v2.3, whole genome shotgun sequence genome encodes:
- the KPNA3 gene encoding importin subunit alpha-4, with the protein MADNAAAAAAAAAAAAGGLENHRLKSFKNKGRDVETMRRHRNEVTIELRKSKRDEHLLKKRNVPQEESLEDSDVDADFKAQNVTLEAILQNATSDNPVIQLSAVQAARKLLSSDRNPPIDDLIKSGILPILVKCLERDDNPSLQFEAAWALTNIASGTSAQTQAVVQSNAVPLFLRLLHSPHQNVCEQAVWALGNIIGDGPQCRDYVISLGVVKPLLSFINPSIPITFLRNVTWVIVNLCRNKDPPPPMETVQEILPALCVLIYHTDINILVDTVWALSYLTDGGNEQIQMVIDSGVVPFLVPLLSHQEVKVQTAALRAVGNIVTGTDEQTQVVLNCDVLSHFPNLLTHPKEKINKEAVWFLSNITAGNQQQVQAVIDAGLIPMIIHQLAKGDFGTQKEAAWAISNLTISGRKDQVEYLVQQSVIPPFCNLLSVKDSQVVQVVLDGLKNILIMAGDEASTIAEIIEECGGLEKIEALQQHENEDIYKLAFEIIDQYFSGDDIDEDPSLIPEATQGGTYNFDPTANLQTKEFNF; encoded by the exons ACTATGCGAAGACACAGAAATGAAGTGACAATTGAACTTCGGAAG AGCAAAAGAGATGAGCATCtgttgaaaaaaagaaatgtaccCCAAGAAGAAAGTTTAGAAGATTCAGATGTTGATGCTGATTTCAAAGCA CAAAACGTAACCCTAGAAGCTATATTGCAG AATGCCACCAGTGATAATCCTGTCATCCAGCTCAGTGCTGTCCAAGCTGCCAG aAAGCTGTTATCAAGCGACCGAAACCCTCCTATTGATGACTTAATAAAATCTGGAATTTTACCCATCTTGGTGAAATGTTTAGAAAGAGATGATAA CCCTTCCTTGCAGTTTGAGGCTGCATGGGCCCTGACCAACATCGCATCGGGCACTTCTGCACAGACTCAAGCAGTTGTGCAATCTA ATGCGGTGCCTCTCTTCTTAAGACTGCTGCATTCGCCCCATCAAAATGTTTGTGAACAGGCCGTGTGGGCTCTTGGGAATATTATTG GTGATGGTCCCCAGTGTAGAGATTATGTCATATCACTGGGAGTTGTCAAACCTCTTCTCTCCTTCATCAATCCTTCCATTCCCATCACCTTCCTTCGGAACGTCACATGGGTCATTGTAAATCTCTGCAGGAATAAGGACCCCCCACCGCCTATGGAGACCGTTCAGGAG ATTTTGCCAGCCTTGTGTGTTCTCATATACCATACAGATATAAAT ATTCTTGTGGACACTGTTTGGGCTTTGTCCTACCTGACGGATGGCGGCAATGAACAAATACAGATGGTGATAGATTCAGGTGTCGTACCTTTTCTAGTTCCTCTTCTGAGTCATCAGGAGGTCAAGGTTCAG ACAGCAGCACTGAGAGCAGTTGGCAACATAGTCACCGGGACCGACGAGCAGACGCAGGTTGTTCTCAACTGTGATGTCCTGTCTCACTTCCCAAATCTCTTGACACATCCGAAAGAGAAGATAAACAAG GAAGCAGTTTGGTTCCTTTCCAATATCACGGCAGGCAATCAGCAGCAAGTTCAGGCCGTAATAGATGCTGGGCTTATTCCGATGATCATTCATCAGCTGGCCAAG GGAGACTTTGGCACACAAAAGGAAGCTGCTTGGGCAATTAGCAACTTAACAATAAGTGGAAGAAAAGATCAG GTTGAATACCTCGTACAGCAGAGTGTGATCCCGCCCTTCTGTAACTTGCTATCAGTTAAAGACTCTCAGGTGGTGCAGGTGGTTTTGGACGGGCTGAAAAACATCCTAATAATGGCTGGGGATGAGGCTAGCACAATAGCAGAGATCATTGAAGAATGTGGAG GTCTAGAGAAAATTGAAGCACTGCAGCAACATGAGAATGAAGACATTTATAAACTAGCGTTTGAAATAATAGATCAGTATTTCTCTGGTGATGAT ATTGACGAAGATCCCAGCCTCATTCCTGAAGCAACGCAAGGAGGTACTTACAACTTTGATCCAACGGCTAATCTTCAAACAAAAGAATTTAATTTTTAA